The following coding sequences lie in one Cryptococcus neoformans var. neoformans B-3501A chromosome 14, whole genome shotgun sequence genomic window:
- a CDS encoding hypothetical protein (HMMPfam hit to Pkinase, Protein kinase domain, score: 131.2, E(): 2.4e-36) — protein MAQPVLRKSKSNLRQRLGLAVAASRPTHLSPIASPSTANLASSTSTMASAISRTDSRSAFTYDSATPSPPTKQMDFDTVSYNSAMSASPGEYTEKDDMSASTLVSSENAHQQQQLTQQITHTEPYQPPTQFHPPGEDTLHPNIATVTSGADDIFSLTDQQLSDRFTFISEIGFGNWGSVWLCKPKHARSSQLSEPGGVVKLGKQAAASGGSGAGGKVAIKLVHRSKTATTAARVRALWGEMKIIRALRHEPHPSIIQFESFVITPSYALVIMPHLSHLIPVCLPPSRATPYFRQLASAVGYLHERGITHNDIKPANVLLSHNDIPVLVDFGFAQKWDVGARGSFLSSISWGTPEYLDPQRAKGMPHDERASDVWSLGITMFEILIGRTPFEADDQEQFSTPEELVIYYERTRKGQWVGQWSIPSGIETLLRQMINPDPVYRVTAMEAYHHPALQPEAPSVIITPHFVRAAASFDVEEPLPAPPAQTHAAEDHTLTKDDREKEKEKKEKEKRKSKRKAKRDHATSHDPHSHFRVRSTTPALGESIKQHTSVSKPKRDGDDLGSGVGSGIGSGKENEHVEVGGGKEKEKEKKQSKLVIKKLRMEEEGHDKDAGEDPTPTKMTKPAQPLTIKEYSYIADKKVVPRTSNSQLTNLSRPNSANPPTTTTGSTANDGRTSKELSRATSAQTFKETKDKRISTFSSDDAPENKEAAVLRTMRSLEGTHKHYTDSQREKTQEAFGAIKRPAPEPPATVEKEAARPTSLDSAQALANGEKGKTEKGDERRSLGLDRTGFALASGKEKINEEKKIQKPMAPPMSPPREKCASTLCVPTPSPQKTRRQGVSPRTEIDATTGKVFPASDDESPLAELRDKIIVSDQEKLVRFRRVSDSATELGRGDDVVETLKESTVLIRNAHAHAHPGQPASRAATPVEIHQARCSAEIKSAPDVSKRTSQDSTASRSASASGLTRTKSIEALAMDNRLDKMASWIKNVETIIEDARKAVAEGREPGLPVLSLPAELTTADPSTSSSVIQATVVHRFGVTPDKATAIPSHLRTSSVQVEPATPPRWMTYAEAEEKIQAANAWLEEQQQGRRKKERPTVGHVLKLFGGEKEKAGSRSSTPDPNHQLVSLKPPAQTLRGVPSTPALRGSISGAAAAAARQSKMPHRKSESNLRNFNTMPMTSSPNFVAGPQYDPDADEDHDTAAQHNNNRTRSDTNTIAYASPRRVRYETLLSGEPGVTKQGAGWTSSNINVPSYQRKGVKPSSSMASLRERARALLGDSRERERHIVDLSRKPASSVDGHAQGSGAGAGARESLKVERRSSRLTLRGEKGVKKETANNAASNSNTEHPARPNTPAAESVFGMRSGTAGGDKKMKGWVKSLKGAMGMGKA, from the exons ATGGCCCAGCCAGTGCTTCGCAAATCCAAATCCAACCTCCGCCAAAGGCTAGGCCTCGCAGTCGCAGCCTCCAGACCCACCCACCTCTCCCCTATTGCTTCACCGTCCACCGCCAACCTCGCCTCGTCTACTTCCACTATGGCGTCTGCCATCTCGCGCACAGACTCTCGATCGGCATTTACGTATGATTCTGCCACTCCCAGTCCTCCAACAAAACAGATGGATTTCGACACTGTATCGTACAATAGTGCGATGTCGGCAAGTCCTGGTGAATACACGGAAAAAGATGACATGTCTGCTTCAACCCTTGTTTCATCCGAAAATGCccatcagcagcaacaactgACCCAACAAATCACACACACTGAACCATACCAACCCCCTACCCAATTCCATCCTCCAGGGGAAGATACCCTCCATCCAAACATTGCCACGGTTACCTCTGGCGCTGACGATATCTTCTCCCTTACCGACCAGCAGCTTTCGGATCGATTCACGTTCATCTCTGAAATCGGATTCGGCAACTGGGGGAGTGTATGGTTGTGCAAGCCAAAACATGCGAGGAGCAGTCAACTGTCAGAACCCGGAGGGGTTGTTAAGCTAGGAAAACAGGCGGCTGCTAGTGGAGGCAGCGGTGCGGGTGGTAAAGTTGCTATCAAGCTTGTTCATAGGAGTAAGACCGCA ACTACCGCTGCAAGAGTCAGAGCGCTTTGGGGCGAGATGAAGATCATTCGAGCGCTTCGACATGAGCCTCACCCGAGTATCATCCAATTTGAATCCTTTGTCATTACTCCAAGTTATGCTCT CGTTATCATGCCGCACCTCTCCCACCTCATCCCCGTctgtcttcctccttcacGCGCAACCCCTTACTTTCGCCAACTCGCCTCTGCAGTCGGTTACCTGCACGAACGCGGTATCACCCACAACGATATCAAACCCGCCAACGTCTTGTTGAGTCATAATGATATTCCCGTCTTGGTCGATTTTGGTTTTGCCCAGAAATGGGATGTCGGCGCAAGAGGTAGTTTTTTAAGCTCGATTAGTTGGGGGACACCAGAGTACCTTGATCCCCAGAGAGCAAAGGGTATGCCGCACGATGAGCGTGCTTCTGATGTCTGGTCTCTAGGC ATCACAATGTTTGAAATACTCATTGGCAGGACACCCTTTGAAGCCGACGACCAAGAACAGTTCTCCACCCCCGAAGAACTCGTCATTTACTATGAGCGTACTCGCAAAGGTCAATGGGTAGGCCAGTGGTCCATTCCATCCGGTATCGAGACGTTGTTGCGCCAGATGATCAACCCTGATCCGGTATACCGTGTCACTGCGATGGAAGCGTACCATCATCCGGCTTTGCAGCCTGAAGCGCCCAGCGTAATTATCACGCCCCACTTTGTCAGGGCTGCAGCGAGCTTTGATGTGGAAGAACctcttcctgctcctcctgctcaaaCCCATGCGGCAGAGGATCATACCCTGACCAAGGATGacagggagaaggaaaaggagaaaaaggaaaaggagaaacgTAAATCCAAACGCAAGGCCAAACGCGACCATGCCACATCCCATGACCCCCACTCTCACTTCCGCGTCCGCTCTACGACTCCCGCCCTCGGCGAATCTATCAAGCAGCACACTTCTGTCTCGAAGCCGAAaagagatggtgatgatcTGGGCTCTGGAGTAGGATCCGGAATAGGtagtggaaaggagaatgaGCATGTGGAAGTTGgtggagggaaagagaaggaaaaggagaaaaagcaGAGCAAGTTGGTCATTAAGAAgctgaggatggaggaggaagggcaCGACAAGGATGCGGGCGAGGACCCGACTC CTACCAAGATGACAAAGCCCGCTCAGCCACTCACGATCAAGGAATATTCGTACATCG CAGACAAGAAGGTCGTGCCCCGTACTTCTAATTCTCAACTTACCAACCTATCCCGACCAAACTCTGCCAATCCGccgacaacaacaaccgGCAGCACCGCCAATGACGGCAGAACCTCGAAAGAGCTTTCAAGAGCTACATCCGCCCAGACATTCAAAGAAACCAAGGACAAACGCATCTctaccttctcctctgaTGATGCCCCAGAGAATAAGGAAGCCGCAGTCCTTCGTACTATGCGTTCACTCGAAGGTACGCATAAGCACTATACGGATTCGCAGAGGGAAAAGACGCAAGAGGCGTTTGGAGCTATTAAGCGGCCTGCTCCCGAACCACCTGCCACtgttgagaaagaagcgGCGAGGCCGACAAGTCTCGATTCAGCACAAGCATTGGCTAATGgcgagaaagggaagacgGAGAAAGGCGATGAAAGGAGGAGTCTAGGATTGGACAGAACTGGCTTTGCCCTTGCGAGTggtaaggagaagattaatgaagagaagaagatacaGAAACCTATGGCACCCCCTATGTCACCGC CCCGAGAAAAATGTGCCAGCACTTTGTGTGTGCCAACTCCGTCTCCACAAAAGACCAGACGACAAGGTGTCAGCCCACGCACCGAGATTGATGCTACCACAGGCAAAGTATTCCCCGCTTCAGATGATGAGTCACCTTTGGCTGAGTTGAGGGACAAAATCATTGTTTCGGACCAGGAGAAGCTTGTGAGGTTTAGGCGAGTTTCAGACAGTGCGACAGAGTTGGGACgtggagatgatgttgtGGAGACTTTGAAAGAGTCGACTGTGCTCATCCGGAATGCCCATGCCCACGCCCATCCTGGCCAACCGGCGTCGAGAGCAGCTACGCCTGTCGAGATACACCAAGCCCGTTGCAGTGCGGAGATCAAGTCTGCTCCCGACGTTTCTAAGCGAACATCTCAAGATTCGACTGCTTCCCGTTCTGCCTCCGCCTCAGGTTTGACACGTACGAAATCCATTGAAGCCCTTGCTATGGACAACCGGTTGGACAAAATGGCTTCCTGGATAAAAAATGTTGAAACAATCATTGAAGACGCGCGTAAAGCCGTTGCCGAAGGCCGTGAGCCCGGCTTACCcgtcctctccctcccGGCCGAACTCACCACTGCCGATCCATCCACGAGCAGTAGTGTCATTCAAGCAACGGTCGTCCATCGCTTTGGTGTGACCCCAGATAAAGCTACCGCTATCCCATCGCACCTGCGCACAAGCTCTGTTCAGGTGGAACCTGCTACCCCGCCCAGATGGATGACATATgcagaagcggaagagaagattCAAGCTGCTAATGCTTGGTTGgaagagcagcagcaggggaggaggaaaaaggagagacCGACGGTGGGGCATGTTTTGAAGTTGTTTGGgggggaaaaggagaaggccgGGTCGAGGTCTAGTACAC CCGATCCGAACCATCAACTTGTATCACTCAAGCCCCCAGCGCAGACCCTTCGCGGCGTGCCGTCTACCCCCGCTCTTCGCGGGTCCATCTCTGGAGCCGCAGCCGCTGCAGCAAGGCAGAGCAAGATGCCACACCGCAAATCTGAATCCAATCTCCGCAACTTTAATACAATGCCCatgacttcttctcccaattTTGTCGCTGGACCTCAATACGATCCTGATGCCGACGAGGATCATGACACCGCTGCCCAACACAACAATAACAGAACCCGATCCGACACTAATACCATTGCGTACGCCTCCCCTCGTCGAGTTCGATACGAGACTCTGCTCTCTGGCGAACCAGGCGTGACCAAACAAGGCGCAGGATGGACGAGCAGTAATATCAACGTTCCATCGTATCAGCGAAAAGGAGTGAAACCCTCATCATCTATGGCTTCGCTACGCGAACGGGCGAGGGCGTTGTTGGGCGAttcaagagaaagggagagacATATCGTTGACCTCTCCAGAAAACCTGCCTCGAGCGTGGACGGTCATGCTCAAGGATCTGGGGCAGGAGCAGGTGCGAGGGAAAGTTTGAAAGTGGAAAGACGGTCGTCAAGATTGACTCtgagaggagaaaagggtGTGAAGAAAGAAACCGCCAATAATGCCGCTTCTAACAGCAATACCGAGCATCCTGCTAGACCGAATACGCCCGCTGCGGAGAGTGTGTTTGGTATGAGGAGTGGTACAGCTGGTGGtgacaagaagatgaagggatgggtgaagagcttgaagggTGCCATGGGAATGGGCAAGGCTTAA
- a CDS encoding hypothetical protein (Match to EST gb|CF183102.1|CF183102): MRSSIVYFSILASLVASASALEIAPARRGVAILSRRNDVDQVGVDRRSGVDVDKVGVDRRSGVDVDKVGVDRRSGVDVDKVGVDRRSGVDVDKVGVDRRSGVDVDKVGVDRRSGVDKVGVDKRSGVDVDKSALTGALVLMSTKSALTGVLALMSTKSALTSVPASMSTRSALTGALASMLTKSALTGARVLMSTKSALTGVPVLTKSALTSALASMLTKSLTGVPASMLTKSALTSALASMLTKSMLTGARVSMLTKSMLTGALASMLTRSALTGVPVLTKSMLTGVPVLTRSALTGVPVLMSTRSALTGVPVLTKSMLTGVPVLTKSALTSALASMLTKSTLTGAPVSILPFDICTD; encoded by the exons ATGCGCTCTTCCATCGTCTATTTCTCTATCCTCGCCTCTCTTGTGGCCTCTGCTAGTGCCCTCGAGATTGCTCCTGCTCGACGAGGTGTTGCTATCCTCTCTCGACGCAACGATG TCGATCAGGTCGGTGTTGACAGGCGCTCTGGCGTTGATGTCGACAAAGTCGGCGTTGACAGGCGTTCCGGCGTCGATGTCGACAAGGTCGGCGTTGACAGGCGCTCTGGCGTCGATGTTGACAAAGTCGGCGTTGACAGGCGTTCCGGTGTTGATGTCGACAAGGTCGGCGTTGACAGGCGTTCCGGTGTTGATGTCGACAAGGTCGGCGTTGACAGGCGTTCCGGTGTTGACAAAGTCGGCGTTGACAAGCGCTCTGGCGTCGATGTTGACAAA TCGGCGTTGACAGGCGCTCTGGTGTTGATGTCGACAAAGTCGGCGTTGACAGGCGTTCTGGCGTTGATGTCGACAAAGTCGGCGTTGACAAGCGTTCCGGCGTCGATGTCGACAAGGTCGGCGTTGACAGGCGCTCTGGCGTCGATGTTGACAAAGTCGGCGTTGACAGGCGCTCGGGTGTTGATGTCGACAAAGTCGGCGTTGACAGGCGTTCCGGTGTTGACAAAGTCGGCGTTGACAAGCGCTCTGGCGTCGATGTTGACAAAGTCTTTGACAGGCGTTCCG GCGTCGATGTTGACAAAGTCGGCGTTGACAAGCGCTCTGGCGTCGATGTTGACAAAGTCGATGTTGACAGGCGCTCGGGTGTCGATGTTGACAAAGTCGATGTTGACAGGCGCTCTGGCGTCGATGTTGACAAGGTCGGCGTTGACAGGCGTTCCGGTGTTGACAAAGTCGATGTTGACAGGCGTTCCGGTGTTGACAAGGTCGGCGTTGACAGGCGTTCCGGTGTTGATGTCGACAAGGTCGGCGTTGACAGGCGTTCCGGTGTTGACAAAGTCGATGTTGACAGGCGTTCCGGTGTTGACAAAGTCGGCGTTGACAAGCGCTCTGGCGTCGATGTTGACAAAGTCGACGTTGACAGGCGCTCCGGTAAGCATTTTGCCATTTGATATCTGTACAGATTGA
- a CDS encoding hypothetical protein (Match to ESTs gb|CF190276.1|CF190276, gb|CF187119.1|CF187119, gb|CF186839.1|CF186839; Similar to gi|46096164|gb|EAK81397.1| hypothetical protein UM00486.1 [Ustilago maydis 521], FASTA scores: opt: 2696, E(): 7.3e-169, (72.222% identity (87.993% similar) in 558 aa overlap (4-561:3-552)); HMMPfam hit to PGM_PMM_I, Phosphoglucomutase/phosphomannomutase, alpha/beta/alpha domain I, score: 181.3, E(): 2e-51; HMMPfam hit to PGM_PMM_II, Phosphoglucomutase/phosphomannomutase, alpha/beta/alpha domain II, score: 147.6, E(): 2.6e-41; HMMPfam hit to PGM_PMM_III, Phosphoglucomutase/phosphomannomutase, alpha/beta/alpha domain III, score: 132.9, E(): 7e-37; HMMPfam hit to PGM_PMM_IV, Phosphoglucomutase/phosphomannomutase, C-terminal domain, score: 114.8, E(): 2e-31), with protein MSDIVTVKTKPYSGQKPGTSGLRKKVKIFQQEHYTENFVQAILSAMPGGPEGKTIVVGGDGRYFSPEATQIILRIGAANGIKHVILGQNAILSTPAGSALIRSLKTDGGILLTASHNPGGPDNDFGIKFNTPNGGPAPEDVTNAIHEIADSIQEYKQINLPDLDLSKIGEFTHGPLKVTIVDPVSNYIDLLKSIFDFDAIKNWLHNTTPRPTVLFDALNGVTGPYGRAIFVEELGLPESSIQNCVPSPDFGGGHPDPNLTYAHELVERVEKENIEFGAASDGDGDRNMIYGKGAFVTPSDSVAIIADWAEKAIPYFKSGIKGLARSMPTSGAIDIVAKERGLEVFEVPTGWKFFGNLMDAGRLSICGEESFGTGSDHIREKDGVWAIVAWLAILAAANKEKPGSGINDVLMQHWKKYGRSFFSRYDYEECESGPAEKMMSHLSDLFASSGFVGSSLKATSSDASFKVAEADNFSYTDPIDGSVSTNQGLYIKFEDGSRIIFRLSGTGSSGATIRLYVEKYSKDESEYGNDAQVGLKPLIEVALNISKLKEYTGREKPSVIT; from the exons AT GTCCGATATCGTAACCGTCAAGACAAAGCCCTACTCTG GCCAGAAGCCAGGTACATCCGGTCTTCGAAAGAAGGTCAAGATCTTCCAGCAGGAGCACTACACCGAGAACTTTGTTCAGGCCATCCTCTCTGCTATGCCTGGAGGTCCCGAGGGCAAGACCAttgttgttggtggtgatggACGATACTTT TCTCCCGAGGCTACCCAGATTATTCTCCGTATCGGTGCTGCCAACGGCATCAAGCACGTTATTCTCGGCCAAAacgccatcctctccaccccCGCTGGTTCTGCACTTATCCGATCCCTCAAGACTGATGGTGGTATTCTCCTCACTGCGTCCCACAACCCCGGTGGTCCCGATAATGACTTTGGTATCAAGTTCAACACTCCCAATGGTGGACCTGCCCCCGAGGATGTGACCAACGCCATCCACGAGATTGCCGACAGCATCCAGGAATACAAGCAGATCAACTTGCCCGAT CTTGATTTGTCCAAGATTGGCGAGTTCACCCATGGTCCTCTCAAGGTCACCATTGTTGACCCTGTCTCTAACTACATTGACCTCCTCAAGTCCATCTTTGACTTTGACGCCATCAAGAACTGGCTCCACAACACCACCCCCCGACCTACCGTTCTCTTTGACGCCCTTAACGGTGTCACCGGTCCTTATGGCCGAGCTATCTTTGTCGAAGAGCTCGGTTTACCCGAATCTTCCATCCAAAACTGTGTCCCCTCCCCCGACTTTGGCGGTGGCCACCCCGACCCCAACTTGACTTACGCTCACGAGCTTGTTGAGCGagttgagaaggagaacaTTGAGTTTGGTGCTGCCTCTGATGGTGACGGTGACCGAAACATGATCTATGGCAAGGGTGCTTTTGTCACTCCTTCCGACAGTGTTGCTATCATTGCCGATTGGGCAGAAAAGGCCATCCCTTACTTCAAGAGCGGTATCAAGGGCCTTGCCAGGTCTATGCCTACTAGCGGTGCCATTGACATTGTTGCCAAGGAGAGGGGTCTCGAAGTCTTTGAGGTGCCTACTGGATGGAAGTTCTTCGGTAACTTGATGGATGCTGGTCGACTTTCCATCTGCGGTGAAGAGTCTTTCGGTACCGGTTCGGACCACATTCGAGAAAAGGACGGTGTTTGGGCCATCGTCG CCTGGCTCGCTATCCTCGCTGCTGCgaacaaggaaaagccCGGATCCGGCATCAACGACGTACTCATGCAACACTGGAAGAAGTATGGTcgatccttcttctctcgaTACGACTATGAAGAATGCGAGTCTGGACCCGCCGAGAAAATGATGTCCCACCTCAGCGACCTCTTTGCTTCTTCCGGCTTTGTCGGCTCTTCCCTGAAGGCCACTTCCTCTGACGCTTCCTTCAAGGTCGCGGAGGCTGACAACTTTTCGTACACTGACCCTATCGACGGCTCTGTCTCCACCAATCAAGGGTTGTACATCAAGTTTGAAGATGGATCAAGAATCATCTTCCGTCTTTCCGGTACAGGGTCTTCTGGTGCGACTATTAGGTTATATGTCGAAAAATACAGCAAGGATGAGAGCGAGTATGGGAACGATGCCCAGGTTGGATTGAAGCCGTTGATTGAGGTTGCTTTGAATATCTCCAAGTTGAAGGAGTACACTGGTAGGGAGAAGCCTAGTGTTATCACT TAA
- a CDS encoding hypothetical protein (Similar to gi|46096024|gb|EAK81257.1| hypothetical protein UM00272.1 [Ustilago maydis 521], FASTA scores: opt: 980, E(): 9.7e-47, (35.551% identity (63.878% similar) in 526 aa overlap (150-652:191-682))) yields MDQQSSSYPPSYHVSTRQAFDSQASSHHTRDYQRRRDERHAQRDAAYAGDVERRGTENPYWDPRGAPPNVGVQQPLYLSRAGDRPIASRTGSGSGSLPSSHLLSDAELGASPNVFALPSKEGGYPEGWTKEDEEAEREFMKRGMIDWNELKSWRFWIRKEWWYYYIILAVICVLVILMSVYHDDIVNWMKPAANWMKNLTAGWVIPIAVFFVISFPPLFGHEIVAILVGAVWGLWIGFGITAAGTLLGEIGNFYAFKYCLRSTAEKYEKNNINYACLAHVVREGGFFIIFVARLSAIPGHFTTAVFATCGMNIWIFTLAAILSLPKQLIVVYLGVMFDSEEKSTKEKWISHGVLIFGFIITLWSAWYIWRKMQQARLIVWRRRRIEAAAQGLVLDPITLTARPSSHAGGRVGESGVRSSGCDRDGNGEDGYKEWERVVPTMGRNGDGEDEAQSPILREHRRDEREGRVGYGGLGVPGGSGGAGADAGRHQSYQNPYDIRYQNADEMSVYDVDVNGPPVHAAGERDITYGYGYRPAVSSETFLPPQQQISVQRPPQLQHQPPEKQSSILFVPPYSHSQSQSHPQIHSQSRSQSHLHSPSNSQPEGTVVYFPEAHSTGIESTPDGNLGLAGQSETTVHRSATKATVYAKEEGSVAFPKPKPNRI; encoded by the exons ATGGACCAGCAATCATCTTcatatcctccttcctACCATGTTTCCACCCGTCAAGCTTTCGACTCCcaagcttcttctcacCACACTCGGGACTACCAGCGGCGGCGAGACGAGCGGCACGCTCAAAGAGACGCGGCATACGCTGGAGATGTAGAGCGGCGCGGTACTGAGAATCCTTATTGGGACCCAAGAGGCGCACCACCGAATGTGGGCGTCCAACAACCTCTGTACCTATCGCGTGCAGGAGATCGACCGATAGCGTCACGTACAGGCTCAGGCTCGGGCTCCTTGCCTTCAAGCCACTTGTTATCAGATGCCGAGCTAGGTGCGAGTCCAAATGTATTCGCATTACCGAGCAAAGAGGGGGGGTATCCTGAAGGGTGgacgaaggaagacgaagaggcgGAAAGGGAATTTATGAAGCGAGGCATGATTGATTGGAATGAGCTGAAAAGTTGGAGATTCTGGATAAGGAAAGAATGGTGGT ATTACTACATCATCCTAGCGGTGATCTGTGTGTTGGTGATTCTAATGTCTGTCTACCATGACGAT ATTGTCAATTGGATGAAACCAGCTGCCAATTGGATGAAAAA CCTTACAGCAGGATGGGTCATTCCTATCG CCGTCTTTTtcgtcatctcctttcctcctctctttgGCCATGAA ATCGTTGCAATCCTCGTCGGAGCCGTCTGGGGCCTCTGGATAGGTTTCGGCATCACCGCAGCCGGCACCCTCCTCGGTGAAATTGGAAACTTTTACGCATTCAAATATTGTCTCCGCTCCACAGCTGAAAAGTATGAGAAGAATAATATTAATTACGCTTGTTTGGCACATGTGGTTCGGGAGGGAGGGTTTTTCATTATTTTCGTAGCGAGGTTGAGTGCTATCCCAGG GCATTTCACGACGGCAGTGTTTGCTACGTGCGGTATGAACATTTGGATCTTCACCCTCGCCGCTATCCTTTCGTTGCCTAAACAG CTCATCGTAGTCTACCTCGGTGTCATGTTCGATTCTGAAGAAAAGAGTACAAAGGAAAAATGGATATCCCATGGTGTCCTTATCTTTGGGTTTA TCATCACACTCTGGTCAGCATGGTACATCTGGCGTAAAATGCAACAAGCCCGCCTAATCGTATGGCGTCGCCGCCGGATTGAAGCAGCTGCGCAAGGGTTAGTGCTTGATCCAATCACTCTGACCGCTCGGCCTAGTAGCCATGCTGGAGGTCGTGTCGGAGAAAGCGGTGTACGTTCATCTGGATGTGACAGGGATGGGAACGGGGAGGATGGGTATAAAGAATGGGAACGGGTAGTTCCCACGATGGGACGgaatggggatggggaggatgaagcgCAGAGTCCTATTTTGAGAGAGCATaggagagatgagagagaaggaagagtgggGTATGGAGGGTTGGGCGTCCCCGGCGGCAGTGGTGGTGCGGGTGCGGATGCAGGGAGACATCAGAGTTATCAGAATCCTTATGATATCAG GTACCAAAACGCCGATGAAATGTCTGTATATGACGTCGACGTGAATGGTCCACCGGTACATGCTGCGGGTGAGCGCGATATAACGTATGGGTATGGGTATCGACCGGCTGTGTCTTCCGAGACGTTTTTGCCACCGCAGCAGCAGATATCGGTGCAACGCCCACCCCAACTCCAGCATCAGCCTCCAGAGAAGCAGTCGTCAATTCTTTTTGTTCCACCCTACTCCCATTCGCAATCACAATCTCACCCACAAATCCATTCACAATCACGATCACAATCACACCTACATTCCCCATCAAACTCCCAACCCGAAGGAACAGTCGTCTATTTCCCTGAAGCACATTCGACAGGGATCGAATCTACTCCTGACGGGAACCTCGGACTGGCAGGCCAGTCAGAAACTACGGTTCATCGATCGGCGACCAAGGCAACAGTGTAcgccaaggaagagggaagtgTGGCTTTTCCCAAACCGAAGCCAAATCGGATATGA